ATAGATGAAACGTTCTTAATCTTTTTCCCCATTTgaatcaaactctttcataaattataagtaAATGATCAGAATCATAAAGTGCACCAATTTCCTTATTGTCAGCAACTAAGCTGGACTTCATTTCCTACGTCAACAAGGATAAAAACATTTTATCCACAACATTTGCGCTAAACAGAAATAGCCAGTCATTCTATAACGAACAAATTCCAAActtgagaaataaaagaaattaaaaaataaaacatgaatgtTCTGGCTTATCCACTATAAAAGTTGCGATTGAATCAGAaacattgaaaaaaaatataaagctTCAACATCATTCCGTGATCAGCACTTGCCACATAATCAAACATCAATTGTACAAAAAAGTAATAAAGACTATTCAATTAGCAAGATAAGGTTTTCCCAGCTTTCAGAATaaaaattaaccaataaaaacgcAATAAAGTGCAATGCTACAGGCAACTTCGATCCACATTTAGAATTAAAACCTATAAATTGTCCAAAAATGTAATCGAAATCATACCTGGCCAGGAAAGAGGAAAGCAGAAGAAGGCTTATAGTCCCTGAAGAGCGCATCATCAACAGCGGTGTGAGATCCGACGGCTACGCTCATGAAAACCCTCGATTTTGCCAAATTCAAGCGAGAAATCCTCCGACTTTCATTCCTGAAACCCAGAGGACTGTAGCTTCTGCAAGATTCCGGAGCTCCAGAAGTGCATTTCTTGAGAGAAATAGAAGGTAGAACAATAGAGGAACTCATTGGGGATAGAGATGAGAGATTGAAGCGAATGAGATCGAGAGGCAATCGATGGCCGCGGTGGAGAAGTGCATGCATTAGCCAGCAGAGTTTgtgtttatattttatataaggCGGAATTTACAAAGAAATGCTTCCAATTCTCGTCAGCTCAGATATCAACTtcctctattttttttttaaatattagaaGTCATTTGATTAAAACGTTTTATCATTGGCCGCATTTGTTCTTCTTTACTGTTGGTATAAATAAGTTGATTTGTGGTAGTTGAGTTTTGAGACTTCATTTCacaaaatcataatttgataTACGGAGAAAGAGTTTTCTCATTCATCAATGGAGTTTTGCCTCCACATTATGTCTCGCTTTCTTTctaatatggtatcagagcattgaACCCGATTGCTCCTCTATTCTCGCCATGGTGAAAGCTAATGCGCCACATCTTCAAGCTACGACTTCACAGAGTGGGAGAATTATCGATGATTCGAGCAGCCCGTATTTTCTCCAAAATGGTGATCATCCTGGTCTAGTGCTTGTATCTCACTTCCTTGCAGGTAACAATTATAATACCTGGAGTCGTGCGATGTCTATGGCGCTTACTGCTAAGAATAAGCTGGTTTTCGTTGATGGAACGTTCATGCGTTCTTCTCCTGAAGATTTGTTGTATGGTGCCTGGATTAGATGCAATAGTATGGTGATTTCATGGCTACTTAATGCTGTGAGTCGAGAAATAGCTGATAGCCTCATGTATATGGCTACCGCACATGATATTTGGATAGATCTCCGCGAAAGGTTTAATCAAGGTAATGCACCTCGAATTTTtcaaatcaaaagtttattGACTGGTTTACAACAAGGTTCAATGGATGTTAGCACTTACTATACTCGTCTGAGAACTTTGTGGGATGAATTGAAGGATTTCCAGCCGGTATCGGTGTGTAATTGTGGTTCTATGAAGGATTGGGCGAAGTACCAAAATCAAGATTATGTTATGCAATTTCTGATGGGACTCAATGAGTCATATGCTCAGATTCGTGCCCAAGTTCTAATGATGGATCCGATTCTTGTAATTTCGAAGATCTTCTCATTGGTGGTTCAAGAAGAACGTCAACGATCCATACATTCTGACATTTCTGGTTCGTCATTGGATCACTCTTCACACTCGTCCCCTCATCCGAGCATAGCGATTGTCAAGGGACCTTCATATGGTAAATATGATAAAGGTAGAAAATCAGATCTGCCAACTTGTTCTCACTGTCATTATCCAGGCCATACCAGTGATAAATGCTACCAATTGCATGGATATCCACCAAGTCATCCCAAATACAAGCCGAAGCAATATTTCTGTAACCACCAGTAATGCATCTAAAGTTCGAGCAAACCATCTTACAGTTGCTGATACTCCAACAAATTCACAGCCAACAAGCAGTGCACCTGATTCGCTAAGTCCCGACCAATGCAAGCAGCTCCTTGCCTTCTTGAGCACTCAACTGCAGCTTGGCTATGGCACCACTATGGATTCAAAGCAACTTGAGGCATCTGCATCGTGTCTCAGTGGTATCTCTTCATTATCCTTTTATGATTCTTCTATCCTTAATAATCATTGGGTCCTAGACACGGGAGCCACACATCATATTTTCTGTTCTTTTGCGTATTTTCATTCCTATAAAGCCACAAATTCCACAGTCACACTACTTGACAATTCCACAGTGGAAGCAACACATATAGGATCTGTTTTGTTGTCCCCTAACTTGATACTCGAGATTGTGCTTTTTGTTGGCAGCTTCCAATTCAATCTTGTTTCTGTTAGCTCTCTGACCGAACATCTAAAGTGTTATGTGTCCTTTTTTTCTGATTCTTGTGTCATTCAGGATATCACCAAGGAAAGGAGGATTGGGACGGGTAGCCGCGTTGGTAACCTTTATGTTCTGAATCCATCCAACACTTTTCCTACAGTCTATAATGTTTCTCTTACTCATAGCCAATTATTGCATTATAGAATGGGGTATCCCTCTTCGCCTAGATTGTCTATATTAGGCCAGTTATTTCATGATGGTTCAATAAATCCAAGTCATGTACTTGACTGTTCAATTTGTCACCTAGCTAAACAAAATAGATTATCATTTTCTCCCAACAATCTAACTTGTGATATTCCTTTTGAGTTAATTCACATTGATGTTTGGGGTCCATTTCATCCTTTGAGTGTTGAAGGATATAAGTATTTTCTTACCATTATTGATGATCACACACGATACACTTGGATATATTTGATGAAAGCCAAATATGATGTTTTGTGTA
This window of the Primulina tabacum isolate GXHZ01 chromosome 4, ASM2559414v2, whole genome shotgun sequence genome carries:
- the LOC142541583 gene encoding uncharacterized protein LOC142541583: MVKANAPHLQATTSQSGRIIDDSSSPYFLQNGDHPGLVLVSHFLAGNNYNTWSRAMSMALTAKNKLVFVDGTFMRSSPEDLLYGAWIRCNSMVISWLLNAVSREIADSLMYMATAHDIWIDLRERFNQGNAPRIFQIKSLLTGLQQGSMDVSTYYTRLRTLWDELKDFQPVSVCNCGSMKDWAKYQNQDYVMQFLMGLNESYAQIRAQVLMMDPILVISKIFSLVVQEERQRSIHSDISGSSLDHSSHSSPHPSIAIVKGPSYGKYDKGRKSDLPTCSHCHYPGHTSDKCYQLHGYPPSHPKYKPKQYFCNHQ